From Aquabacter sp. L1I39, the proteins below share one genomic window:
- a CDS encoding 2-hydroxychromene-2-carboxylate isomerase — translation MAKASLDFYYEFASPYSYLAAVRIGPLAEQAGVHVNWKPFLLGPIFAAQGYATSPFNAFPLKGQHMWRDLERLVARYGLPPIRKPEPFPVNALLAARVATWLNDASRPSFTVAAFKAEFAEGRDITDRTVVGQLLAGLGHFCEDLCAEAESQAVKDRLRATTQEAEAAGIFGAPSFITADKDLFWGNDRLEQALEHAVSLAHGRLASVK, via the coding sequence ATGGCCAAGGCTTCGCTGGATTTCTATTATGAATTCGCTTCGCCCTATTCCTATCTGGCAGCGGTGCGAATCGGGCCGCTGGCGGAGCAGGCCGGCGTGCATGTGAACTGGAAGCCCTTCCTGCTCGGCCCCATCTTCGCCGCTCAGGGTTACGCGACATCGCCCTTCAACGCCTTTCCGCTCAAGGGCCAGCACATGTGGCGCGACCTGGAGCGCCTGGTGGCGCGCTACGGCCTGCCGCCCATCCGCAAGCCCGAGCCTTTCCCCGTGAATGCCCTGCTTGCGGCGCGCGTCGCCACCTGGCTGAACGACGCCTCCCGCCCCTCCTTCACGGTGGCGGCCTTCAAGGCCGAGTTTGCCGAGGGACGGGACATCACCGATCGCACGGTGGTGGGGCAGTTGCTCGCGGGCCTTGGGCACTTCTGCGAGGATCTGTGTGCGGAGGCGGAGAGCCAGGCGGTGAAGGATCGCCTGCGCGCCACAACGCAGGAGGCGGAGGCCGCCGGCATTTTCGGCGCGCCGTCCTTCATTACGGCGGACAAGGACCTGTTCTGGGGCAATGACCGGCTGGAACAGGCTCTGGAGCATGCCGTGAGCCTCGCTCATGGACGGCTCGCGTCCGTCAAATAG
- the rlmN gene encoding 23S rRNA (adenine(2503)-C(2))-methyltransferase RlmN, which produces MTRMIEEFSAPVPAGAALPSLAGLSREKLNLALGAIGVPERERRMRVNQLWHWIYLRGATTFEEMTNVSKHLRARLAESYGLARPEIVVEQVSQDGTRKWLLRLPAETPGERPHEVEAVYIPERDRGTLCVSSQVGCTLNCSFCHTGTQRLVRNLTAAEIIGQVLVARDRLGDYPGQERAVGPGLPTEGDRLVTNIVFMGMGEPLYAYDSVAEAIEILADGDGLGLGKRRITVSTSGVVPEIERLGRDVGPMLAISLHAVRDDLRDVLVPINKKYPIAQLMEACRTYPPASNAKRITFEYVMLKGVNDSPADARALVKLLEGVPAKINLIPFNPWPGTKYECSDWETIERFSDIVFRAGYASPVRTPRGRDILAACGQLKSETEKLSARERLALRAMAAAAE; this is translated from the coding sequence ATGACGCGCATGATCGAAGAATTTTCGGCGCCGGTTCCGGCGGGCGCCGCACTGCCGAGCCTCGCCGGCCTCAGCCGCGAGAAGCTGAACCTTGCCTTGGGCGCCATCGGCGTGCCCGAGCGCGAGCGGCGTATGCGCGTGAACCAGCTCTGGCACTGGATCTATCTGCGCGGTGCCACCACTTTCGAGGAAATGACCAACGTCTCCAAGCATCTGCGGGCGCGCCTCGCGGAGAGCTACGGCCTTGCGCGGCCGGAGATCGTGGTCGAGCAGGTGTCCCAGGACGGCACCCGCAAATGGCTGCTGCGCCTGCCCGCCGAGACCCCCGGCGAGCGCCCCCACGAGGTGGAGGCGGTCTATATTCCCGAGCGCGACCGGGGCACGCTGTGCGTCTCCAGCCAGGTGGGCTGCACGCTCAATTGCTCCTTCTGCCACACGGGCACGCAGCGGCTGGTGCGCAACCTGACCGCCGCCGAGATCATCGGCCAGGTGCTGGTTGCCCGCGACCGGCTGGGCGACTATCCCGGCCAGGAACGTGCCGTGGGGCCAGGCCTGCCGACGGAAGGCGACCGGCTCGTGACCAACATCGTCTTCATGGGCATGGGCGAGCCGCTCTATGCCTATGATTCGGTGGCCGAAGCCATCGAGATCCTGGCGGACGGGGACGGGCTCGGTCTGGGCAAGCGACGCATCACGGTCTCCACCTCCGGCGTGGTGCCGGAGATCGAGCGGCTCGGCCGCGACGTGGGGCCCATGCTCGCCATCTCGCTTCATGCGGTGCGGGACGATCTGCGCGACGTGCTGGTGCCCATCAACAAGAAGTATCCCATCGCCCAGCTGATGGAGGCGTGCCGCACCTATCCGCCCGCCTCCAACGCCAAGCGCATCACGTTCGAATATGTGATGCTCAAGGGCGTCAATGACAGCCCCGCCGACGCGCGGGCTCTGGTGAAGCTCTTGGAAGGTGTGCCGGCCAAGATCAACCTGATCCCGTTCAATCCCTGGCCCGGCACCAAGTATGAGTGCTCGGACTGGGAGACCATCGAGCGCTTCTCGGACATCGTGTTCCGCGCCGGCTATGCCAGCCCCGTGCGCACCCCGCGCGGCCGCGACATCCTGGCCGCCTGCGGCCAGTTGAAGAGCGAGACGGAAAAGCTCTCCGCCCGCGAGCGCCTGGCCTTGCGCGCCATGGCCGCGGCGGCGGAGTGA
- a CDS encoding site-2 protease family protein — protein sequence MPWSLTLGRFGGTAVRIHVTFLLFLVWIWAAYYRQGGAQAAWDGVIFVALLFLCVLLHEFGHVFAARRYGVKTPDITLWPFGGIASLERMPEKPSEELVVAIAGPAVNVVIALVLILVLGATTNPDELMKIEDPATSMLAKLAGANIFLVLFNLIPAFPMDGGRVLRALLAMRMGFARATSAAASIGQALAVALGLIGIFTNPMLMIIGVFVFLAASGEAGQVQLKEASRGLIVSDAMITHFETLGPQATVDDAVEELIRTTQKEFPVVDGSGRLRGLLTRDAMIRALKDPGPATAVIEVMQADIPTVDARARLDAALTLITQSRAPAIGVTDTGGRLVGLLTPENVGELMVVHASRPARPTTPWGRKV from the coding sequence ATGCCCTGGTCGCTCACCCTCGGACGCTTTGGCGGCACCGCCGTTCGCATCCACGTCACCTTCCTGCTCTTCCTGGTGTGGATCTGGGCGGCCTATTACCGGCAGGGTGGGGCGCAGGCTGCGTGGGACGGCGTGATTTTCGTGGCGCTCCTGTTCCTGTGCGTGCTGCTGCACGAATTCGGCCACGTCTTCGCGGCCCGGCGCTACGGCGTGAAGACGCCGGACATCACGCTCTGGCCCTTCGGCGGCATCGCCAGCCTGGAGCGCATGCCCGAAAAGCCTTCCGAGGAACTGGTGGTCGCCATAGCGGGGCCGGCGGTGAACGTGGTGATTGCGCTGGTGCTCATCCTGGTTCTGGGCGCCACCACCAATCCCGACGAACTGATGAAGATTGAGGATCCCGCCACCTCCATGCTGGCCAAGCTCGCGGGCGCCAACATCTTCCTGGTCTTGTTCAACCTCATCCCCGCCTTCCCCATGGATGGCGGACGGGTGCTGCGGGCGCTCCTCGCCATGCGGATGGGCTTTGCCCGGGCCACCTCCGCCGCCGCCAGCATCGGCCAGGCGCTGGCGGTGGCGCTCGGCCTCATCGGCATCTTCACCAACCCCATGCTGATGATCATCGGCGTCTTCGTGTTCCTGGCGGCCTCCGGCGAGGCGGGACAGGTGCAATTGAAGGAAGCCTCGCGCGGGCTCATCGTCTCCGATGCCATGATCACCCATTTCGAGACGCTGGGCCCGCAGGCCACCGTCGACGACGCGGTGGAAGAGCTCATCCGCACCACCCAGAAGGAGTTCCCCGTGGTGGACGGCTCCGGGCGCCTGCGCGGCCTTCTCACCCGGGACGCCATGATCCGCGCCCTGAAGGACCCGGGACCCGCGACCGCCGTGATCGAGGTGATGCAGGCCGACATTCCCACCGTGGATGCCCGTGCCCGCCTGGATGCGGCCCTTACTCTCATCACCCAGTCGCGCGCGCCGGCCATCGGGGTCACTGACACGGGTGGCCGGCTGGTCGGCCTTCTCACCCCCGAGAATGTGGGCGAGCTGATGGTGGTGCACGCCTCGCGCCCCGCAAGGCCCACGACACCCTGGGGGCGCAAGGTGTGA
- a CDS encoding multidrug effflux MFS transporter: MTLLAPAPKPVMTEMRTAIIGALIIVLGPISMSLYTPALPALVHAFGTTASVMKLTLSVYFCGFAFSQLICGPLSDAYGRRPAAIGFFSLYVVGSIVAASAPDVTWLIIGRGLQGIGVAAGPAIARAIVRDQFTGQASARILNLIGTMLAIGPALAPTIGGVILSTLGWQPIFYVMVMYGVLAMGLLVLAVPETNAAPDPANARPLQVLRNYGALVKDSGFMRASLMIGFSLGGIYSLAAIVPFVLIETVGLTPTQFGYAMVCQTGSFMLGTIVAGKVMKRGVDANRLVPAGLALVLAGGATMAALPWFLPYSFPTVMGPVALWAFGVALLLPGGTTAALSGFPTMAGSAAALMGCMQIGGGFLGSAVASLFSDPARALGVVVPVMGLISCAAYVLLKPKPLPASAPPVDEADLEIATDPVGLIGAAGDEIEAEVFRKSA; the protein is encoded by the coding sequence GTGACCTTGCTCGCCCCCGCGCCGAAACCGGTCATGACCGAGATGCGCACCGCCATCATCGGCGCGCTCATCATCGTGCTCGGTCCCATCAGCATGTCGCTCTACACGCCGGCCCTGCCGGCGCTGGTCCATGCGTTCGGCACCACCGCCTCGGTGATGAAGCTGACGCTGAGCGTATATTTCTGCGGCTTCGCCTTTTCCCAGCTCATTTGCGGGCCGCTCTCTGATGCCTATGGCCGGCGACCGGCCGCCATCGGCTTCTTTTCGCTCTATGTGGTGGGCAGCATCGTCGCCGCCAGCGCGCCGGACGTGACCTGGCTCATCATCGGCCGGGGCCTCCAGGGCATCGGCGTTGCCGCCGGTCCGGCCATCGCGCGGGCCATCGTGCGCGACCAGTTCACCGGGCAGGCCTCCGCGCGCATCCTCAACCTTATCGGCACCATGCTCGCCATCGGGCCGGCGCTGGCGCCGACCATTGGCGGCGTCATTCTCAGCACGCTCGGCTGGCAGCCGATCTTCTATGTGATGGTCATGTACGGCGTGCTGGCGATGGGCCTGCTTGTCCTGGCCGTGCCGGAGACCAATGCGGCGCCCGACCCGGCCAATGCGCGCCCGCTCCAGGTGCTGCGCAATTACGGCGCGCTGGTCAAGGATTCCGGCTTCATGCGCGCCAGCCTCATGATCGGCTTCTCGCTGGGCGGCATCTATTCGCTGGCGGCCATCGTGCCGTTCGTGCTGATCGAGACCGTGGGCCTGACGCCCACCCAGTTCGGCTATGCCATGGTGTGCCAGACCGGTTCCTTCATGCTGGGCACCATTGTGGCCGGCAAGGTGATGAAGCGTGGTGTGGACGCCAATCGCCTGGTGCCGGCGGGCCTCGCTTTGGTGCTGGCCGGTGGCGCGACCATGGCGGCCTTGCCCTGGTTTTTACCCTATAGCTTTCCGACCGTAATGGGACCGGTGGCCCTGTGGGCCTTTGGCGTCGCTTTGCTGCTGCCCGGCGGCACCACCGCGGCGCTCTCCGGCTTTCCCACCATGGCTGGATCGGCGGCGGCCCTCATGGGCTGCATGCAGATTGGCGGCGGCTTCCTGGGATCGGCGGTGGCGAGCCTCTTTTCCGATCCCGCGCGAGCCCTTGGCGTCGTTGTGCCGGTGATGGGCCTCATCTCCTGCGCCGCCTACGTGCTGCTGAAGCCGAAGCCCCTCCCGGCCTCCGCGCCGCCCGTGGACGAGGCCGATCTGGAGATCGCCACCGACCCGGTGGGGCTCATCGGCGCGGCGGGCGACGAGATCGAGGCCGAGGTGTTCCGCAAGTCGGCGTGA
- a CDS encoding MarR family winged helix-turn-helix transcriptional regulator → MDELPLGFLLVDTARLYRARIDRAFEQAGLGLTAGEARTLAHVNINPGLRQGALAIRMNVEPMTMVGFLDRLEARGLVVREPDPTDRRAKIVCLTPEAQPLLERVMAAAAVARGDALAGLTPAERDVFRDMLTRVRANLCQSNRGEEP, encoded by the coding sequence ATGGATGAACTCCCCCTCGGTTTCCTGTTGGTCGACACGGCGCGCCTCTACCGCGCCCGCATTGACCGCGCCTTCGAGCAGGCAGGGCTCGGCCTCACCGCCGGGGAAGCCCGCACCCTCGCCCACGTCAACATCAATCCCGGCCTGCGTCAGGGCGCCTTGGCCATTCGCATGAATGTGGAGCCCATGACCATGGTGGGCTTCCTCGATCGCCTGGAGGCGCGCGGCCTCGTGGTGCGCGAGCCCGACCCCACCGACCGGCGCGCCAAGATCGTCTGCCTGACGCCCGAGGCGCAGCCCCTGCTGGAACGGGTGATGGCTGCCGCCGCGGTGGCCCGGGGCGACGCGTTGGCGGGGCTGACGCCCGCCGAGCGGGACGTGTTCCGGGACATGCTGACGCGGGTGCGCGCCAATCTGTGCCAATCCAACCGGGGGGAGGAGCCGTGA
- a CDS encoding NADPH:quinone oxidoreductase family protein yields MKAVLCVRHAPAEDLEFLDLPDPVPGPGEVVVTVAAVGLNFFDTLIIRDLYQYKPDLPFSPGGEFSGVVCALGEGVTEVALGERVAGYVTYGAAREKVVVPANILAGVPDGLDMVRAAGLTVTYGTSLYALRDRGELKPGETLAVLGAAGGVGLAAVELGKILGARVIACASSPDKIDFAKAHGADEGIDYTREDLKAALKRLGGETGIDVVYDPVGGEQSEQAVRALAWFGRLLVIGFAAGSIPKLPLNLLLLKNCDARGVAFGTNARRDPAWMRAAMQELFGYAVERRISAHVDKTFPLERCAEALGEISGRRVKGKVVLTTGL; encoded by the coding sequence ATGAAGGCCGTTCTGTGCGTCCGTCATGCCCCCGCCGAGGATCTGGAGTTTTTGGACCTGCCCGATCCCGTGCCCGGCCCCGGAGAGGTGGTGGTGACGGTTGCCGCGGTTGGCCTGAATTTCTTCGACACCCTCATCATCCGTGATCTCTACCAGTACAAGCCGGACTTGCCCTTCTCGCCCGGGGGCGAGTTTTCGGGCGTGGTGTGCGCGCTCGGCGAGGGGGTTACCGAGGTGGCGCTGGGCGAGCGCGTGGCGGGCTACGTCACCTATGGAGCCGCGCGCGAGAAGGTGGTGGTGCCGGCCAACATTCTGGCGGGGGTGCCGGATGGGCTCGACATGGTGCGCGCTGCCGGCCTCACCGTGACCTATGGCACCTCGCTCTATGCGCTGCGGGACCGGGGCGAACTGAAGCCCGGCGAGACCCTGGCGGTCCTGGGGGCGGCCGGCGGCGTGGGCCTTGCGGCGGTGGAACTGGGCAAGATCCTCGGCGCGCGGGTGATCGCCTGCGCCTCCTCGCCGGACAAGATCGACTTTGCCAAAGCCCACGGCGCCGACGAGGGCATCGACTACACCCGGGAAGACCTGAAGGCTGCCCTCAAGCGCCTGGGCGGCGAGACGGGCATCGACGTGGTCTATGACCCCGTGGGCGGCGAGCAGTCAGAGCAGGCGGTACGGGCGCTGGCCTGGTTCGGCCGGCTCCTCGTCATCGGCTTTGCCGCCGGCTCCATCCCCAAGCTGCCGCTCAACCTGCTGCTGCTCAAGAATTGTGATGCCCGAGGCGTTGCCTTCGGCACCAATGCCCGCCGCGATCCCGCCTGGATGCGCGCGGCTATGCAGGAGTTGTTCGGCTATGCGGTGGAGAGGCGGATCTCCGCCCATGTGGACAAGACCTTTCCGCTGGAGCGCTGCGCGGAGGCGCTCGGGGAGATTTCCGGGCGCCGGGTGAAGGGCAAGGTGGTGCTCACCACCGGCCTGTGA
- a CDS encoding invasion associated locus B family protein, translating into MAPFRASSAILGAALLLAATGGALAQAPQPKAVAQFGDWNVYASGSGNSKVCYAISQPKDRLPGGLKRDPAFFFISTRPGEKVTNEVSLKMGFPLKEGSEAKLTVGSQTFMLYTKEDGAWVRNVADEGKLVDAIRKGKDVTVVSTSTRGNPTTDKYSLSGISQALDRVAQECK; encoded by the coding sequence ATGGCTCCTTTCCGTGCAAGTTCCGCCATCCTCGGCGCCGCTCTCCTCCTGGCGGCCACCGGTGGCGCTCTTGCCCAGGCGCCCCAGCCCAAGGCGGTGGCTCAGTTCGGCGACTGGAACGTCTATGCCAGCGGCAGCGGCAATTCCAAGGTCTGCTACGCCATTTCCCAGCCGAAGGATCGCCTGCCGGGTGGGCTGAAGCGGGACCCGGCCTTCTTCTTCATCTCCACCCGTCCGGGCGAGAAGGTCACCAACGAGGTGAGCCTGAAGATGGGCTTCCCGCTCAAGGAAGGCAGCGAGGCGAAGCTTACCGTCGGCTCGCAGACCTTCATGCTCTACACCAAGGAAGACGGCGCCTGGGTGCGCAACGTGGCGGATGAGGGCAAGCTGGTGGATGCTATCCGCAAGGGCAAGGACGTGACGGTGGTCTCCACATCCACCCGCGGCAATCCCACCACGGACAAATACTCCCTCTCCGGCATCAGCCAGGCGCTCGACCGGGTGGCGCAGGAGTGCAAGTGA
- a CDS encoding VOC family protein: MLDHIGLPVCDFARSRAFYAATLAPLGLSVVMEVSAQETGAGAHAGFGQGGKPFFWIGSTVGSSRTQAPETHVHVAFAAESRTQVDAFHAAALAAGGRDNGAPGLRPHYHPHYYGAFILDPDGHNIEAVCHHPA; the protein is encoded by the coding sequence ATGCTTGACCATATCGGCCTTCCGGTCTGCGACTTCGCCCGCTCCCGTGCCTTCTACGCCGCAACCCTGGCTCCCCTTGGCCTCTCGGTGGTGATGGAAGTGAGCGCCCAGGAGACGGGCGCCGGCGCCCATGCCGGGTTTGGCCAGGGCGGCAAACCTTTTTTCTGGATTGGCTCGACCGTGGGCTCAAGCCGCACGCAGGCGCCCGAGACTCATGTGCACGTGGCATTTGCGGCCGAAAGCCGGACGCAGGTGGACGCATTCCACGCCGCCGCACTCGCCGCTGGCGGGCGGGACAATGGTGCCCCGGGCTTGCGGCCGCACTATCATCCCCATTACTACGGCGCCTTCATCCTCGACCCGGACGGCCACAATATCGAAGCCGTCTGCCACCACCCGGCCTGA
- a CDS encoding YkvA family protein produces MIHSSSDPTDWSRLEAEDAAEASRARADEARVKRGFWHKIRRTAASVPFAEEAVAAYFAAFDRNTPLKVRAGLLATLAYFVLPADLTPDILPVIGFGDDAAVLFTALKLLSSHITPTHRDAAREALDDLKAGG; encoded by the coding sequence ATGATTCACTCGTCTTCCGACCCCACCGACTGGAGCCGCCTTGAGGCTGAGGATGCCGCCGAGGCCTCCCGCGCACGGGCGGACGAGGCGCGCGTGAAGCGCGGCTTCTGGCACAAGATCCGGCGCACGGCCGCCTCGGTGCCGTTCGCCGAGGAGGCGGTGGCCGCCTATTTCGCGGCGTTTGATCGCAACACGCCGCTGAAGGTGCGCGCGGGGCTCCTGGCCACGCTCGCCTATTTCGTGCTGCCGGCGGACCTGACGCCGGACATCCTTCCCGTGATCGGGTTCGGCGATGATGCGGCGGTGCTGTTCACGGCGCTCAAGCTCCTGTCGTCCCACATCACCCCGACGCACCGCGATGCGGCGCGCGAGGCGCTGGACGACCTGAAGGCCGGCGGCTGA
- a CDS encoding phosphatase PAP2 family protein — MKLTVFFALVAGAAVAILFTVFPEWDLAITGWFWDKAAGHFYLAATPWGQWLRKAGNIIPWLFAGPAFAAILLKLIFPAGRMFMPARPAVFLALTMALAPGLLVNGILKENWGRPRPVHVETFGGKDVFNPWYAAGGACPTNCSFVSGEGALGFWMIAPATLVPAPYRGPALLAAAAFGTAAGGLRITFGGHFFTDVAFSAVLTILVIALARWLIFTRRGAPTDARVEDFLGACGWGLHALVLRLFRLMRWTFKQAWRGLRTVVARFPLPRRGSGL, encoded by the coding sequence GTGAAGCTGACGGTCTTCTTTGCCCTTGTGGCCGGCGCGGCGGTCGCCATCCTGTTCACGGTTTTCCCGGAATGGGACCTCGCCATCACCGGCTGGTTCTGGGACAAGGCCGCCGGTCATTTTTACCTGGCCGCCACCCCCTGGGGCCAATGGCTGCGCAAGGCCGGCAACATCATCCCCTGGCTGTTCGCCGGCCCGGCCTTCGCGGCCATCCTGCTCAAGCTCATCTTCCCCGCCGGGCGCATGTTCATGCCAGCGCGGCCGGCGGTATTCCTGGCCCTGACCATGGCGCTCGCGCCGGGGCTCCTCGTTAACGGCATCCTGAAGGAAAACTGGGGCCGCCCGCGGCCGGTCCATGTGGAGACCTTCGGCGGCAAGGACGTGTTCAATCCCTGGTATGCGGCCGGCGGGGCCTGCCCTACCAACTGCTCCTTCGTGTCGGGCGAAGGGGCGCTGGGCTTCTGGATGATCGCCCCCGCAACCCTCGTCCCCGCCCCATATCGCGGCCCGGCCTTGCTCGCCGCTGCCGCCTTTGGCACGGCGGCCGGGGGCCTGCGCATCACGTTTGGCGGCCATTTCTTCACCGACGTCGCCTTCTCTGCGGTGCTGACCATACTCGTCATCGCGCTGGCCCGCTGGCTGATCTTCACCCGGCGCGGTGCACCGACGGACGCGCGGGTGGAGGATTTCCTTGGCGCCTGCGGGTGGGGCCTTCATGCGCTCGTGCTGCGGCTGTTTCGCCTCATGCGCTGGACGTTCAAGCAGGCCTGGCGGGGACTGCGGACGGTGGTTGCGCGCTTCCCCTTGCCACGGCGCGGCTCCGGCCTATAG
- a CDS encoding DUF1217 domain-containing protein, which yields MSIYLGSTTLTYNYLNKSGTKALDQHAKEPIVKNEIAYFEAQMGKIKTVDAFVKNYRVFNFAMKAYGLEDMAYAKAYMKKVITSDLSDKTSFANKLADSRFTNFAKAFGYLNGTSLATAAQPSDVVKAYVQQSMEDDLGATDQGVKLALYFKRMAPTVKSAYGLLADTALWKVVKTVYGFPTEMGTADIDQQAKAVKARMNVADLQDPAKVDKILKRFTIMWDATENTASSPVLQLFNSGSTASSGFTSSLINLKYGG from the coding sequence ATGAGCATCTATCTGGGTTCGACGACCCTCACCTACAACTACCTGAACAAATCAGGCACGAAGGCGCTGGACCAACACGCCAAGGAGCCCATCGTCAAGAACGAGATCGCCTATTTCGAGGCGCAAATGGGCAAGATCAAGACGGTGGATGCGTTCGTGAAGAACTACCGCGTCTTCAATTTCGCCATGAAGGCCTATGGGCTGGAGGACATGGCCTATGCCAAGGCCTACATGAAGAAGGTCATCACCTCCGACCTCTCCGACAAGACGAGCTTCGCCAACAAGCTCGCCGATTCCCGCTTCACCAATTTCGCCAAGGCGTTCGGCTATTTGAACGGCACCTCGCTTGCCACCGCCGCCCAGCCCTCGGACGTGGTGAAGGCCTATGTGCAGCAGAGCATGGAGGATGACCTGGGCGCGACCGACCAGGGCGTGAAGCTGGCCCTGTATTTCAAGCGCATGGCTCCCACCGTGAAGAGCGCCTACGGTCTGCTCGCAGATACTGCGCTGTGGAAGGTGGTGAAGACCGTCTATGGCTTTCCCACCGAGATGGGCACGGCGGACATCGACCAGCAGGCCAAGGCGGTGAAGGCACGGATGAACGTCGCCGATCTCCAGGATCCGGCCAAGGTCGACAAGATCCTGAAGCGCTTCACCATCATGTGGGATGCGACGGAAAACACCGCGAGCAGCCCGGTGCTGCAACTCTTCAACAGTGGCAGCACCGCCAGCTCGGGCTTCACCAGTTCTCTGATCAACCTGAAATATGGCGGCTGA
- a CDS encoding argininosuccinate synthase, protein MARDVKKVVLAYSGGLDTSVILKWLQTTYGCEVVTFTADLGQGEELAPAREKALLLGIKPENIFIEDVREEFVRDYVFPMFRANTVYEGQYLLGTSIARPLIAKKQIEIARKVGADAVSHGATGKGNDQVRFELGYYALEPEITVIAPWREWDLTSRTRLLEFAESHQIPIAKDKRGEAPFSVDANLLHSSSEGKVLEDPADDAPEYVYQRTISPEAAPDQATIIDIGFEQGDAVSIDGEALSPATLLARLNALGKENGIGRLDLVENRFVGMKSRGVYETPGGTILLAAHRGIESITLDRGAAHLKDELMPRYAELIYNGFWFSPEREMLQAAIDLSQKYVTGSVKVKLYKGNVSVIGRTSPYSLYNQDLVTFEEGAVAYDHRDAAGFIKLNALRLRTYGARARKTGV, encoded by the coding sequence ATGGCGCGCGACGTGAAGAAGGTGGTGCTTGCTTATTCCGGCGGGCTCGACACCTCCGTGATCCTGAAATGGCTCCAGACCACTTATGGCTGCGAGGTGGTGACCTTCACCGCCGATCTCGGCCAGGGCGAGGAACTGGCCCCGGCGCGCGAGAAGGCCCTGCTGCTCGGCATCAAGCCCGAGAACATCTTCATCGAGGACGTGCGCGAGGAGTTCGTGCGGGACTATGTGTTCCCCATGTTCCGCGCCAACACGGTCTATGAGGGCCAGTACCTGCTCGGCACCTCCATCGCCCGCCCGCTGATCGCCAAGAAGCAGATCGAGATTGCCCGCAAGGTGGGCGCCGACGCGGTGTCCCACGGCGCCACCGGCAAGGGCAACGACCAGGTGCGCTTCGAGCTCGGCTATTACGCGCTGGAGCCGGAAATCACCGTCATCGCCCCCTGGCGCGAATGGGACCTGACGTCGCGCACCCGGCTGCTGGAGTTCGCCGAGAGCCACCAGATCCCGATCGCCAAGGACAAGCGCGGCGAGGCGCCCTTCTCGGTGGACGCGAACCTGCTGCACTCCTCGTCCGAGGGCAAGGTGCTGGAAGACCCGGCGGACGATGCGCCTGAATATGTCTACCAGCGCACCATTTCCCCCGAGGCGGCGCCCGACCAGGCGACCATCATCGATATCGGCTTCGAGCAGGGCGATGCGGTCTCCATCGACGGGGAAGCGCTCTCCCCGGCGACCCTGCTGGCGCGCCTCAACGCGCTCGGCAAGGAGAACGGCATCGGCCGGCTCGACCTGGTGGAAAACCGCTTCGTGGGCATGAAGTCGCGTGGCGTCTATGAGACCCCCGGCGGCACCATTCTTCTGGCCGCCCATCGCGGCATTGAGAGCATCACGCTCGACCGCGGCGCGGCGCACCTGAAGGACGAGCTGATGCCCCGCTATGCGGAGCTCATCTATAACGGCTTCTGGTTCTCGCCCGAGCGCGAGATGCTCCAGGCGGCCATCGACCTGTCCCAGAAATATGTGACCGGCTCGGTGAAGGTGAAGCTCTACAAGGGCAATGTGTCGGTCATCGGCCGCACCAGCCCCTATTCGCTCTACAACCAGGACCTGGTGACCTTCGAGGAAGGCGCGGTGGCCTATGACCATCGCGATGCGGCCGGCTTCATCAAGCTGAACGCCCTGCGCCTGCGCACCTATGGCGCGCGCGCCCGCAAGACGGGCGTCTGA